The proteins below come from a single Columba livia isolate bColLiv1 breed racing homer chromosome 28, bColLiv1.pat.W.v2, whole genome shotgun sequence genomic window:
- the LOC110364544 gene encoding SLAM family member 5-like, which produces MEGEWASRGARLPALLLALLGLGPELLFGQARAPPRQVNGVLGGSVLLSPALPPNKTVKEIEWSFSAGAGAMIQVAEFGPGGFERPDPNDRFKQRLEMFNATALKIRALERGDSGVYGARIKLHPALVEDQTFNLSVYESVPSPRTRSQLLASTLEWCNLTLQCQGAGKGAVNVTWKRDNVTRELPSDRHQLSPDGTTLRLALPPAAANGTYACTVSNPADHKVVLFDLQTICQSGGGQTAFSKSGYIVLTLILLAVSLGGAFWCWRVNSEKAADPAATPTVPAEESPSEPQYTEIVRRSPPEGNDQGPGHPKTNGEQSSPQKAPVSTVYEQISRAPEDTAEEVT; this is translated from the exons AGCTTCTCTTTGGCCAAGCACGGGCACCACCCCGGCAGGTGAACGGTGTCCTGGGGGGGTCCGTGCTGCTCTCGCCGGCTCTGCCCCCCAACAAGACGGTGAAGGAGATCGAGTGGAGCTTTTCAGCCGGTGCCGGTGCCATGATTCAAGTGGCCGAGTTTGGCCCCGGCGGCTTCGAGCGCCCCGATCCCAACGACCGGTTTAAGCAGCGGCTGGAGATGTTCAACGCGACGGCGCTCAAGATCAGGGCCCTGGAGCGGGGCGACAGCGGGGTGTACGGGGCGCGGATCAAACTGCACCCGGCGCTGGTGGAGGACCAGACCTTCAACCTCTCTGTCTACG AGTCGGTGCCGAGCCCCCGGACCCGCAGCCAGCTCCTGGCCAGCACCCTGGAGTGGTGCAACCTGACGCTGCAGTGCCAGGGCGCCGGCAAGGGCGCCGTCAACGTCACCTGGAAGAGGGACAACGTCACCCGCGAGCTGCCCTCCGACCGCCACCAGCTGTCCCCGGACGGGACCACCCTGCGGCTGGcgctgccgcccgccgccgccaaCGGCACCTACGCCTGCACCGTCAGCAACCCCGCCGACCACAAGGTCGTCCTGTTCGACCTGCAAACCATCTGCCAGAGCGGAG GGGGACAAACGGCCTTCTCCAAGTCGGGGTACATCGTCCTGACCCTCATCCTGCTGGCGGTGAGCCTGGGGGGCGCATTCTGGTGCTGGCGCGTGAACAGCGAGAAGGCGGCAGACCCAG CTGCCACCCCCACAGTGCCCGCCGAGGAGAGCCCCTCCGAGCCCCAGTACACCGAGATCGTGCGCAGGAGCCCCCCGGAAGGTAATGACCAG GGCCCCGGTCACCCCAAAACTAACGGGGAGCAGAGCTCGCCGCAGAAAGCGCCGGTCAGCACCGTCTATGAGCAGATCAGCCGAGCGCCAGAGGACACGGCCGAGGAGGTGACATAG